Part of the Quercus robur chromosome 5, dhQueRobu3.1, whole genome shotgun sequence genome, TCTAATGCAACTAGactttttcaaccaaaaaacaagTTGATTTCATATTACTAGCTAGTTGCTTCTCCAACAAGCTAACAGTTAGTCGATCCAGACTTCTTTTGGTGTCTTATCTctttaaacatatatttaagtttcttaCATTCTACCAATCCATCCAGAATCTTAtcttctaagactttaggtgaGATTTTCTGCTGATCATCACTCTGACTCGAAGAAGAGAATAGTAACTCAGACAACATGTCTTTCTCAAATTGTAGATTATACTTTTCCTCTTCCTCTGCCCCGGAAGCAATAAGATGATAGATGTACACAACTTTTCTCTGCCCAAGCCTATATGCACGACATACTGCTTGCCTTTCCACTGCTGGATTCCATACCACATCCAGTAAAACAACCCTTGAAGCCCCAACCAGACTTATACCTTCAGAACAAGCCCTTGTTGATGCAAATAATACCTTTGCTTCACTGATTGGATCATTGAAAACGTTAATTGAAGATTGCCGCTGCATAATTTCCATCTTTCCATCCATATACAATACCTCATTCCCTTCAGTCCAACCAAAGTGAGATTGAAGTTGGTCCATTATTAATGATAATGGCTCAAGATGTTGactaaaaaccaaaactttttctttcaAAGCCATAGAAAGCCGGatgaattcaattaaaaattttgttttgactcCAACCTCAGCATTCAATCTAAGTCTTTCTAACTTCTTTTGCTTGTTAGAAGGAAACTCTTCTTTACCACACTTGAGCAATAGTGAAGGATGGACAGAGATTAAAGATTTATAATGATCATATTTTAAATGGTTCTTTGTAGTACCATAGTCATTCTTGAGATCTTGCAAGAGACTCTTCTGCAGCTGGGTTGGGTGTAATATAACCAAAGAGTCCCTCAATCCAGGAAGTTTTTCTTGTAGTATGGAACCTTTGTGCACATGCACAAATGGGTCAATCATATCTCTTACCCTCTTCAGCTTctcttttttcacattttcattAGTGATGTTGGTGAAAGAACTTGTAAGAGCATCCCATTTACCTTTTTCGCGTGAAAACTTTGGCCTTGCCAGGCAGAGTGAATTATATAGCTcctcaaaattattttggaaaggAGTTCCAGAAAGGATGATGCGCTTCTCTGTTTTGATATTTGACAAAACCTGAAAGATAAGACTGTTCTCATTGCGAGGGATGTGACCTTCATCAAGGACTACAAGACCAGGATCATCAAGAAGTATTTTCCTGAAATTGTAGTCACGTGCGGTAAGTTCTTCATATAGTGTGTAACTCATCCACAAGATGCTTTTTTCATGTTTCCAAGAATTCATCATTGACTTACGAATATCATCTTTGCCAGACAACTTAGGGTGACTCAGATTGTGAAATGGTATATCAAACTCCCATTTCTTAAACTCATTTTCCCAGGTTTGGAACATGTTACAAGGAGCAATAATGAGTGGTCTGCATGTAGGGTATAGTTTCAAATATGTTCGAAGAAAAGAAATGGTTAAACAAGTTTTTCCTGTCCCAGGAGCATGTGATATAATGCATCCGCTTGCACCAGCAAatgttgtttggtttttaaacttttcaagATGGATTCCTCCCGCTATATTCTTCCAAATAAACTCAAAACCTTCACATTGATGTGGATACATATAGGTTTTTAAATTAGGAATGATGTCCCACACAGTGCCTTCAGCAGGAACCTCAGGATCACAACCAGAATTGAAAGCAGATCCCGAATCTTGAGACTTTAACTCATCAGAGTGGGAGCGGTTCATTTCACGTGAGTCTCTCCAGCCCAATTTTCTAAGACAAAAATTACTCTGCAATATGCAAAACcaagtttaaagaaaagaaaaaacagatgATAGTTTATACAAAACTCCTCCATTATCAAATTAATTGGTATGGATTTCCAGAACTGAGAGATGTGTAAAAAAGTAGACTATGATCTTAAAACAGTAAAATTAAATAAGCAACTAAACTCAACTAAGCCTTAACCAAAATTTGGTTTGACATAAATCACCAACCGTTCAGCTAAGtggaagagagagatagaaagaaaGTAACATAAAAAAATGTCGATTAATTTAAATGGGAATAAGACAAAGTTGCATGACTTACAGAAGGTAATGTGATATCCTTAATCTCTTGTGCCACATAATTGCAATATCTACATATACGTCCGATTTGTTCATCAAGAATTAAGTCATGATCCCCTCTGAATGGACAAAGGGTAGCTCTGTCAACTTTCTCATTGTCTTCAACCTATTGATCAACATTAAACAATAAAGTTTCACCAAAAACAAGTGCACACACATAAGTAATAAGTTGCTAACTATGTGAGGCAGATGTGTTAACAATAccttaaagaaataaaaatacattGAATGCATCCAATCCATTTTGTTCACCAAAAGACCTTACAAACGGGTAATTATTGGATACTTCTAGAGTattataaatgcatactccctcctctcacataactGTGAgtcccattaattaaatttatggtaggaCCCACAATTTATATGAAAGAggggagtatgcatttatggtactcccggagaatttaataattttcccttaCAATAACAACTCTAAATTTAAAGAAACTTGcaattttaggttttatagTTAATGCTTATTACACATATTTATATACATGTCATGCACATATAAGACAGCAAGTTACTGCTCTCCTCTGTGAGTACTTGAAACCAATATGGTCAAAACTGCAAGATTTGAATTAATTATGTACCACCGTCCAAGTTCAAGGATCGAAAATACAAGCAAAATGATATTTAAACAGACATTAAGCAAAAATATAGGCTAAAATTTGCtctaaagataataaaaaattaatggatcAATTTGCAATTAATCAATACATGAATTTAATTGCATCCCCCTTCTTTCAATTAGAAACTGTTACATGCATAATAAATGCTATAAACATATTTCTTCAAACTCATTGAATTATGTAAAACAATTATTCcaattttgatataaaaaaacctaataatTGAAACTCGGCTATTTATTAAGTGTGGTTTAATTATTGTCCATTAAATTTATAAGACATTTGGTTATTAGAATTTAGAACTTGATAGGCAAGTTTTATTCCTATATATTTCAACAAAACACTACAAACTTATAGTCTTTGACTTTTGGGCTCCTCAAAGCAACAAAGTTAAGCAAGAGCACAATCAAAATGGGATACTCAAATTTACAATTTCAGCAAAACTGAAGATTCTTTTACAAATAATACTTGACAATTCCagtttctaaaatatgtaaattttcaaaaattgatcaTAAGATAAATTTTAAGGcaaaatagacagaaaacaGAAGTCACTGGACGTGGCTCACACACAGCTTTGAAGCATGAAAAGCTTTAAACCAACATACCTTATCAGGATCATCTGAATCAATTTCAGTCAATCTAAGACAATAATCAAGCTCATCCCAAAGTCTATCCAGTTCTTTCTCCTCTTCCGTTTTCTCCGGTGGCTCTGGCTCTTCTTCGACGCCAAAGGTGAACTTCAAAGGCAGAGTCATCTCAGCAGCCGGTGGATTGCTGTCAGCATCTCTAGAAGGAGCTGACTCTTGAATAGGATTCTCTCCCTTATCATCAATCTTTTCCGCTCGCTTTCCTTTGCTTTTGTTTGTCTGTAATTTCTTTCCAGTTGAAACCACTTTGAAATCACCAACATCATCACTAATATCATCACCTTCATCACTATTATTTTCCTTAGATGCTTCCTCCTCATCAACAATAATTGGACAACTTAAAGTTCCCAACTTCGTTTCCTTCTTATCccattttgaatgaaaatgtgaGCGGGTTCTTTGTGATGCACATCTAAGATTTGCATTGTCATCAACAAAATCTAAGTTAATCCACATGTCCAATCCGTCTATCCTCCTTTTCACTCCAAATACAGCTCCTTTTGGTCTACCACTTCCTCTATTCATATCCACATTTTCCACATCTTCTCGCCCACCATCATGAACATCCTTAGCTTCTTCTCCCAAATCAGCCACCGCATCCGAATCATCACAAAGAAGTTTGTCAGCTCTATCAGAATTCAGAACACAGCTTTCCTTCAAATCTTTCTCATCACtcaaatcatctttttcatTACCatcaatacaaataaaatttgtatcaCTACTCTCCGCCCCCAATCTCAGcactttatattttttcctaTTCCTACCAGCCCAGTCAACCCCATTAATCtccttccttttcttcctcTCGCTTTTCAGAACTTGCCTGTTCCGGGTTCTGGTTCTGGTGGATATAGGCAACCCAAGTGCTTGCTTTTGCCTGGTTCTGCTTGCTATGGTGTCCATTACTCGTCCAAGTCCCAAtctaaaaaaaagacaaagaaataaaaaaaccagtacacaaaaaaacacacacatatacatataacAATTCAgaaaacattctaaaaaaacACGTACCAAAAGTAGTCCTaatctttctaaaaaaagacaaagaaataaataaataaaaaaccagtAAAAAAAACACACGCACGTATAGAGACTgcttcagagaaaaaaaaaagttagcatTCAATATTGAATGCGAGTTGCTGCAATAACTTATATAGCGAGAGgaaggaaagagaaaagtgaCGAAACTGCTTTTGCTGCAGGTATTTATTGTAGGTAAAGGAGAAGAGGAAAACAATCAGAGTATTTTTCTTAATCTTCTAGTTGTTTAGGATTCAGTCTGTCTACTAGTTagatctttttggtttttgctcTACTTCTGATAACCAAGTTTACCGACTTCGTAGTtcgaataaaataatattaaaaaaaaataattgaaatacttATCATAAAAGATATGCATGgaaggtataatttttttttttttaattttttataaatgtttgaGATACATTAGCTCAATAGCATAGCTCAAACTTAATTATACTTTGTGTGCAAACCAAGTCTCCTATTTATAttagaagtctattagtttaAGGTTtagtcttatatatatatatatatatattaaagatttAGCCCTTTAGAGTTTCCTCCCTAAACGTAGTTTGTAAGACTAAACCAGGTAACTCTCATGTTCTTGTATTCCTGTTTAGAAGTTACATTAGTTATACTTCCaatctaattatatatactCAGTCATATATATACTTCTTCTAACCTAAACTAATCAGTAATGTTTTAGGGAGTTAGggaccctattttttatttttgatgccCACAGAATGTGACATCTGAgggtttatgaaaaataatgtaCAACTTTTACTACATGGAGCTTACAAATTAATATGTTACCAATTACCATAAATATTACCATATTAGTTTGCAAGCCTTATATAGTACAATTTGTAGTAACTTAATGGTGAAATGTTTACAAGTTGATgtaaatttagggttttgtgtctTTCGCTTTAATTTCagttatgatttttatttgtgcTATATGTTTTGTTGCATAGTAAGCATAGGATGTGGATGAGCAGAACTAATGTCGATGGAAAGTTGCAAAACTAACAACCCAATGAATACCACTTTTTCATAAGTACcacaatttaaataaataaataaaaaagttcttTCAGTCATTCTACTCTTTTcaccttataaaaaatatagaaacaTTGAAAGGCACTATAGCCAATTAGCCATTCTGCTAATTGGTAAGCTTGATTAGTTTGAATTACAATGCACTTTTACATGTTTGAAATCTTGAATTTTATCTCAACACAAAAATTTGTTATCTGTTGCTTATGTAACAATCTCGAATTCTACCTTAACAcctaaataacaattttttttttttttttttgagaacagatagaattttattgattgTAAGTGTAACCGTATACAACAAGGTAAAAAACAAGCCAACTATGCTTGTTTCAGAGAGACAGTAGCAAGCTCATAAAACgcaagaaacaaaaacagaggATGCACATTTCAAATTGCTTCTTGAGTTGCAGAGACCCGCTTGTAAGTTTCATGTTCGTGTTTCGTATATGGCCATCGCCCCTTCCAAAATCACATTTGGATGTGTTTGGAGTTTCTCAAAGTAGAACTTATTTCTTGCATTCCAAATTGACCACGACAGCACTGCCCATTGCAGCATTGCTCAAGCTCCATCTAATTAACAAAACCTTAACACCTAAAAATTTGTTATTGGACTACTTCACGATGAGTTTAGACAACCAAATATAGATTAGTTATCAATATGTAATTaagaaattataattattttaatttattgagaAATGCATGTCTACAAGATTTACATAactcacaacaaatcttaggcAATAGATTATTGTGGGAGGAGTAAGATCCGAGCACAGAATAGAGCCCGTGGACCTTGTCTAAGGAGAGGGAAGGACCCACCCGCATGTCAGTCTTGGTTCGACACGTAGATGGGAATCCAAGGAGGAAAGGTGAAGAGGCCAATCCCTCCCCCGAGGAGCCCGAAGACCGAGCGTTTCTTGGGAAGGGTCGAGCAGGCTACTTGCACCAAAAGACAAAGTACTAAATAAGAAGGTAGATATGTGCAAGCAAAGAATAAAGGAAATGTCCTGATAAATTACTCATGACCTTCGCATTCAATGCACTGCACCAACTCAATTGGCCACATTAATGGTGGAATGACTCTGAACAGTACCCTCATAGCTTTTAACACCTTCAGCAGAGccctaatgggacaagtatccaaaGAAAAATTAGTAACTGTACGAATGGAGGGTTGGGATGTAATTCAGCTGgatgtataaagagagaaacccCTCTAGAGTGGGggacaaaaaagggaaaaaaggaaTACTGAAATTGTATAGCACTATCCTGTGACTTGAACAATATATGAACAACTGCTCTTTGGTCAAGCTCGAGAAAGTGTTAATTCCAAAAATTTGTTCTTCTCTCTCGAATTATCTAACTTTTTCCCATCCATTAAGATTAAATCATATTAGTATATTAAAGTTGACATTGGAAGCCCACCCtctaacaaattaattgtattgggcGATCTAACCTAAATCTactattctaagtgggcttAGCCTATTGGACCCACTTACAATTATTATTGACTAACTGCTATTAgtggataaaaaagtaatttcagtagtgaatttaaatttgaactaataacaacttatcacctaggattttttttgtgaaaatacacTTTTCCAATTCATTAGCTATGTTAGAATTTAAACATGAATTTTCAATGAGTTAAAAGGTAAAATTCAACTCACCAGAAGTAGAATTTATCGTCAAAgacaaacaatatattttaaaaaataaaccaataCTTATACCAAtccaaactttttttaataatccaaACTAATTTATTAGGCATTATTCATTCgctatataataatttattcatgaattttaaatgaaaatctATAATTATGATAGTCATTATTAggcatttattatgattgtatttgtatatggattatatattctaaaattaaaataaaatatgatatgcCAAGATTTTAATGgagatttaaaatataaaatgaaatttaaattcagttaatatatatattgtggggtccCATTTCTAAACAAAGTGAATGCGACTAATTAAAATTAGGCACATGTAATAGTAAAGAGCCATGCATGGTGACACATGTTCAGTACATTAATAGCACAGAATTCCTTGAACATTTACAACCACAGGGTTCTCTATAAAAGGGGGAGAGACCATTTGGAAAAGAAGAtgctctctcattctttttaaTTCTCTTAGAGTTTTGAACCTTTGAGGGATTATCTCCCTTTGGCTAAGGAGATTTTCCGGAACACTTTCTCAGGCCCTCTCAACTTTAGCATTCCTGTGAAACTCTTCTAACAATAGAACCTCTTCCTCTCGTACTTCATTGTTTGAAGAGGACGCCCTTGCTTGCTTTTCTTTGCCCTTAGCATCCACGCAGGCATACCACTCTTTTAAAAGCTGCTTCTTGTCTTCCCTGGTAGTCTTAGCATCACTCAACATTTCTCTCATCAATTTGACTGGGTAATGGCGTTTGAGTTTCTGAAACTTGTGTGTATTTTGAGGTCGAAAAAATTCTCCGAAACAACAATTATCTTTGCAAGTACTCTCTTTGACTTGGTTGAGGTGCATCAGGCTAAGGACTCCCTTTGGCTGATGAAAGTCTCATCTTTGCCCCTAATCTCATCTCATTCACACTAACAAGCCCTTTATAGTTCTTCTTATTCCTACCAGCCCTGTCAACCCCTTTAGTCTCCTTCCTTTTAGTCtccttccttttcttcctcTATAAGAGAATAAAGGGAAAAGAAGCTAAGCTATCacagagaaaatgagagagagaggtataGAAATTTCTGAATTGATTGAATAAATGAATCTGTACACAAAACAGAGTTATATACAGTAATCCCTAACCTCTGGACCTAAACGTCCATAACAGAGTATAACTAATTAACTAACTATCCTAATTATGAGGAAATTAGTTACAGCACGTGCAAGGATTAGTAACAACACGTGTGACTCATCTGCTACTGAAAACAATGCCTAAACTACTTGTAGCTTTGGCTATTCATTTAACATTCTCCAGCTGCTGTGTCGTTCTGTTCTTCATtcctttcttcttattttctgACTTCTGATTCTTCTGATTCATGTCTGCCTGATATTCCCCTTCAAGATGAGACTCGCTGCTGTGTATGTTCAACACATTCATCTTGGAAATTAGGAATCTCAACTGCTGACTACTAATAGCTTTAGTAAACAAGTCAGCTAGCTGTGTATGTGTAGGAGTGAAGAACAAATGTATCACCTTGTCTTGTACTTTATCTCTAACCAAATGGCAATCTACCTCTATGTGTTTTGTCCTCTCATGAAAGACAGGGTTCTCTCCAATGTAAATTGCAGCCTGGTTGTCACAGAAAAGCATGCCAGGTTGTGGATGTTCAACTTCTAAATCCTTCAATAATGACAGTAGCCAAGTCATTTCACACACTGTTAAAGCCATCGCCCTGTACTCAGCTTCAGCTGAGGATCTAGAAACTATAGATTGTTTCTTAGATTTCCATGAGACCAATGAATCTCCTAAGAACACACAAAAACCTGTGGTAGATCTTCTAGTGTCTACACAAGAAGCCCAATCCGCATCTGTGTAAGCTTTTAAGTGCAAATCTgattttgatgataagagaatgCCTTGACCAGGGCATCCTTTAATGTACTGCCATACTTTGTAGGCTGCATCAAGATGTGGTTTTCTAGGCTTAGCCATGAATTGACTAAGTTTGTGGACAGTATACATGATGTCTGGTCTTGTTATAGTTAGATAGAGCAGCCTCCCAACTAGTCTTCTATAGACACCAGGATCAGGCAACAAATCCCCTTGAAACTTACtcaatttcaagttttgttCCATTGGCACTTTGCTGGGTTTACAACCAGTCATGCCAGCATCTTTAAGAACCTCTATAGCATACTTTCTTTGGCATAATGAAATCCCCCTTTCTGATCTAGCCACCTCAAGACCAAGAAAGTATTTCAAAGTTCCAAGATCTTTCAACTTGAAGTCATGATTCAAAGAACTTTTGAGATCTTCTACTGCCTGAATATTGTTACTTGCAATTAggatatcatcaacatacaccAGCAATGCTATAAAAATCTGATCATACTTCTTAGTGAACAAGGAGTAATCGGATTTAGATTGCTTGAATCCATACTTCAAAATGGTGGAAGAGAATTTGGAGTACCACTGCCTTGATGCCTGTTTGAGACCATACAAAGACTTGTTAAGCTTGCAAACTAAGTTCATCCCCTTGCTGTGAAAGCCTTGAGGCAATTGCATATAAACCTCTTCATGGAGATCACCATTTAGAAAGGCATTGTTCACATCAAGTTGAACTAAATGCCAGCCTCTCACAGCAGAAATAGCAAGCAAAGTCTTGACAGTGGTGAGCTTAGCAACAGGAGAGAAGGTGTCAGTGAAGTCCAGACCAGATTGTTGGGTGAAGCCCTTGGCAACAAGCCTAGCTTTGTATCTGTCCAAGGAGCCATCAGCATTGTACTTAACCCTATAAACCCATTTACACCCAATAGCCCTTTTCTTAGCAGGTAATGGAGTAATATCCCAGGTCTGATTTGCTTCCAAAGCAGCAATTTCAGATGCCATAGCAGCCTGCCAATTAGGATCCTTGACTGCTTCTTGGTAAGATGTAGGCTCAAGGATGACAGAAATGAGAGAACAAAAATGGGCATAATTGGAGGAGAGTTTGGAGGAGTTAAGGTAAGTGGATAAGGGGTAGTGTGTACTTGACTTGTTGGCAGAAGAAGTGAGAGGATCACTGACAATTGTGCTGCACTTAAAATCATCCAAGTAAGCAGGTGTTTTATGTACCCGAGAAGACTTCCTCAAAGGAGCAGATGGAACAATGGTGGGATGAGGAATAGGTGAAATAGAAGGAGGTGGATTATGGGTTGATAAGTCAGCAGAAATGACAGTAGGTAAATCTGCAGAAGACTGAATAGAGTGAGAAGGAATAAGGGCTGATGAATCTGCAGAAGTATGAGTAGGTAAATTGGCAGAAGCTTCAATAGGGG contains:
- the LOC126728629 gene encoding SNF2 domain-containing protein CLASSY 3-like; this encodes MDTIASRTRQKQALGLPISTRTRTRNRQVLKSERKKRKEINGVDWAGRNRKKYKVLRLGAESSDTNFICIDGNEKDDLSDEKDLKESCVLNSDRADKLLCDDSDAVADLGEEAKDVHDGGREDVENVDMNRGSGRPKGAVFGVKRRIDGLDMWINLDFVDDNANLRCASQRTRSHFHSKWDKKETKLGTLSCPIIVDEEEASKENNSDEGDDISDDVGDFKVVSTGKKLQTNKSKGKRAEKIDDKGENPIQESAPSRDADSNPPAAEMTLPLKFTFGVEEEPEPPEKTEEEKELDRLWDELDYCLRLTEIDSDDPDKVEDNEKVDRATLCPFRGDHDLILDEQIGRICRYCNYVAQEIKDITLPSSNFCLRKLGWRDSREMNRSHSDELKSQDSGSAFNSGCDPEVPAEGTVWDIIPNLKTYMYPHQCEGFEFIWKNIAGGIHLEKFKNQTTFAGASGCIISHAPGTGKTCLTISFLRTYLKLYPTCRPLIIAPCNMFQTWENEFKKWEFDIPFHNLSHPKLSGKDDIRKSMMNSWKHEKSILWMSYTLYEELTARDYNFRKILLDDPGLVVLDEGHIPRNENSLIFQVLSNIKTEKRIILSGTPFQNNFEELYNSLCLARPKFSREKGKWDALTSSFTNITNENVKKEKLKRVRDMIDPFVHVHKGSILQEKLPGLRDSLVILHPTQLQKSLLQDLKNDYGTTKNHLKYDHYKSLISVHPSLLLKCGKEEFPSNKQKKLERLRLNAEVGVKTKFLIEFIRLSMALKEKVLVFSQHLEPLSLIMDQLQSHFGWTEGNEVLYMDGKMEIMQRQSSINVFNDPISEAKVLFASTRACSEGISLVGASRVVLLDVVWNPAVERQAVCRAYRLGQRKVVYIYHLIASGAEEEEKYNLQFEKDMLSELLFSSSSQSDDQQKISPKVLEDKILDGLVECKKLKYMFKEIRHQKKSGSTNC